aaagaaaaattgaaatcaatttCAATAAAAGGATCGTAAGACAtgaccctgatagccacaccttTCTCAGCAAGtttctgcagtgaaacattttcggctaacttaacgacaagtttctggcaaaccttggctggataatacttgcgtgcaagttgatgtAAATCTGCGGCCGTAAACtaaatgtaatttgacagaaaaacttgccgtcaatttgaagtaAAACTTTCAATCAATTTAACGTCATTATCTGATAGTAACATTTgaagtcaaattgaattcaagttccAGACGATCTACTATCAGCTTAACCGCAACTTTTTGCTCTTCAACTTTTACTGTTAAGGGTCGGCAGTACTAatcgaattttcgaattttacttttctaagtacgttttgaataattacgtcactcaaatgatgaaaaccttccgaaaacgtttgtttttcacattttttcggaagctataaaaatttctgtaataacaactgattaataaattaaaagaaaagtaaaattcaaaaattcgtttagtacGGCCCTCCAAATCTTGCTCTTTTTGATCCCTGGCTGAAGTTGGAAGTTCATGATGACTTTAAAtggataaatatgaaaaagagCTCACCATCTCAAAAGGAGAAAATCCTTTGCTATGGTGGAACTCAAAGCGTCACAAGTATCCAATTTTAGCTAGTTATGCTAGAAGATATTTGGGCATCCCGTCGTCAAGTACACCTTCCGAGAGAGTATTTTCGACCGCAGGAAATGTTATTTCTGCTAAAAGGAGTTGTCTATTACCGGAAAATGccaatttattgatatttttatatcaaaatcGTGACCTTTTAgaggaaattaattaaaaattgaaaatattttaatagaagacttaatttaatattagttttaattttttgtgttaaatattatattgataaataaattgaagtaaaaattcatAGCGTTAAATTCTATCTAATTTAAAATCCGCAATTAAACTATCACGTCATgattatttaagtttaatatCATGTTCACTTTTTAACTGGTTTTACTTTTAGCTGATTAGCTTAGCTAATTTGAATTAACCGGCTTAGCTGAGTGGTTAGCTAATTTTTAGCCtggttaacttttttaaccgGCTTAGctggttaaaatataaagccctattttattatttcaaactaCCTCGAAAAAAACAATAGACCATATGATTTTCATGTAAACAAAAGTTAATCTatcaaactttattttttattgatggtAATATAATTGATGATTGATAGTAATTCAAAAAGTCCATTAGCGTGTTCGATTGCTTGCTGAGAGTACgtatatctctcgaacgggcTATCCGATTGAGTCTTTTTTGGCgacaatcgaaagcttttatcggactctagagctgatcagattttggaattaaaattGACCCATTTGGCCCCTTTATACCTGATTGGGTACAGTAAAACAATTGAGGGTAGTTATAAGTTTTTGACTTATAGTTGTTATTACCGCTCATTTTAGTAGGATATAGACGTTTTACATTATTAGTTCTTAGGTTTTAATTTGGGCTGTTAATGGGTTAATCGATCAAACACTTATGCAAAATATTCGAgggaaacgaaaaaaaaaaaaaaatgtttttgactGAAGAAATTACAATCTCTTTTGAAGTAaatgttttcgaaaaaatgaaagatTGCTCACcataatatacaatatttttattaaaattaacaaatttttttatcaaaacttatattattgaaactaataaaatatgtgTAGATGCATAACAAGTTTTTTGTcagccgacatttttaaatttgataaaatattttgttaattttttaaaaaaatattttatttcacggTATGTTAATTCTTTTTCTAAAGAGAATTACTTCAAAGTAGATTGTAATTTCTTCTGAcgtgaaatatatttaaaacaaaattttttctgcctTTAGACTTAAAAGTTatctaaaagttttttttgctaattatcTTCTAGATAACTAATTTCTTTaccggaaaaattttttcggcaGACCCTTGCATTAaccaaagataaaaaattcgattgaaaatactttaaatcaaataatattaaatattttaaatactacttatggacatttaattttatcaaataattattaattatttctgtaaatccAAAACACATCTTTATAGGAAAagacttaaaaatataatgattgTCATTGccataaattgaaattttttaaaatctcaatACGAGATCATCACAAAACATCTACAGAATACAATTCATGTTGTTTATTATatctaaatgttttttaattttaacttttatctTACAATTACGGCGTGATTGGTTTtattaatgactttttaaatgaaaaaattatttttattttttttttgttagaaacgtttattatattaaagcaaaggcaattaaaaaattttaatgcaatgtagttaaataaacaaaaaatattataactatttttaatgcAATTAATAATCgcgtgataaaaattactttatttttatttttaaaaaaagcaagaTGATTAATTATGTGAAGTTAAATTTATCCTTTCAATGACGATAGACCGGCTCTCATTATTTCATCAACAAGTAGCAGATTACTTGCAATAACGGTGctgaaaatcaaatttacaattaaaaaaaaaattaactatttgtgACAATAGTATATTGAGTGACAAGAAGTGGAACAATATGAATACAGACTCATTATCAGGgattatcagatattttcggctgagtttttctcggaaacaaAATGTCTAAATACAAACTACGGACTGCAAATTGACCCACTATTGTCTAATCTACCGAAGTGCGCTttgatttattgataatatttgtttgtttaagagaaaaactcggctAAGGTTCCTAGTTACTGTATGAGTACAACAAAGATAATATTACTCGCCCACTTGGGTGCGAAAGAAATAAGTAAGAATCTCTGTTAAATTGCGTTATTAATTCCAAAAGAATATATCGACACTGCCATTCTAATACGTCGTATCCcataaaatttgacattttccctttttgtgaaaaatggaATCATTGTAACAATGTGCAgcttatgtaaaaattttgagaggtcaaattagttatttaggatttttaaataaatatcatgatATGTCGTATCCCACATTCGTATAGATTCAATCACgcttagtatttttaattttaaaaaagcaaTCAACGACATGAGTAAGCGGTAATTGTGCATAatcttttacttttcttataatatataattcaaaattatttattcactacaAATGCctgtattttatgaaaaacatgaaaataaatttgtaagttATACCAATGTAGAcgtaatacaaataatttttcttttgcgACTGTAAAACGTTTTTATCGTCTCCtgaaaaatttaccaaatgTGGGATACAACATATTAGAATAGCAGtaacgataaatatttttttcatgttaccAATCGTttcaagaattatttttatatcaaaaatcgaagaaaaaaaagaatttaaggAGCCAAAAGCGCATTTaacttaaattatattttagtgttcaaaaattttttttatttatttttggtttcaaaataagtctacaaaacaattgataataaaaaaaaaatatatacgcccttttggttttaagaAGCTTCTTAAAGCCAAACGAGCGTGTAAAATCATAAGTCCTTTTGGACTTAGTAACGCGATATTTTTCATAACATCTCagaattttaagttttaatgTTTGAGGTCAGttggaataaattaattttaggtTTTGATGTAGATAACTGTTGGCGTATGCTTAAATCATGAATTACAAtcaagattaattttatttactgataaATAAAAGCTACCAGTTATTttgatattgaaaatataattgaaaagactgaaatttgaaaaaaacatttgacaTGCCGATCAATGTGATTTAGTTTTAACTCGCTAAGTTAATTTATGACTTTATTTCAGCCCTATCAggatcgtatttatttatttgaaaactcAGAATAATCATATATCATTCCAACCAACCATTGACAGTTGAATTTACACATATATGCTATTAGTCTTAAATTGTCTCCTGCAATTGGCTCCAGACATTCAaagatcaaattttaatgCAGGAAATTATGAAAAAGACAGAGTATGGCACGgaataaaacacgattttagGCGTCGTGTGATGATATCCACCACTATCGGCTATGGCAGTCAACCTCACCCTTGTCTGTTCCATCTCTTGCCacccaataaattattaaataaatgaaatactttaccatgaattaattatttgttttttcacaATATAATTATCGTAAATGCCCATTTCGCTGGGCTTGATAGCTTCTCCAGAGTTGATATCCAAGCCAACAGGTTCACCAAGGGCAGCACTCTCTTCTAGGAGCTTTACAATCGTGTATTGCGAATCGAATCCGCTATTGacagcttaaaaaataaacaatataaatcaatttttaaatgaaattaataattagtaaaaaatataaaatattttagagtATCTTACCAAGTATTTTTGGAATAACAAGAAGAGCTTCACTGTAAGCTTGAATTCCAAATCGTAATTTTCCTTTCACCTGTTCTTTGTACTGTGAAAGAGCACGACTAGCAGCAACTTCAAAGGCACCAGCTCCAGGAATAACAGCTTTATCTTCAATAGCATTGTTAATACTTCTAAGACCATCACGTACAGCGTCTTTTAGTTGTACTAATGTATATTTGTTTGGTCCcttcaataaaattgttactGAATTTGGTTGTTTACATTCTTCAACAAAAGTATACTTATTTTCACCAAGAACGTGTTCATAAACAAGACCAGCCCAACCCAAAGAATCTTCCTGTAAATCGTCAACGGAATTAACGGCAATACCACCACAAGCAAGAGCCAAACGTTCCATGTTTCTACGTTTAGCACGACGGAGAGCCATTATTCCTTCTTTAGCTAATGCATCCAAAGACGGTGGGTCAATTCCcttttgatttattataacaaaGCTTTTGTCAGTTCCGTCACATAACTTTTTCTTCagctcaattatttttttcacacgattatcaataaattcacGCTCAGCAGCAACAAGTTTTTCACGTTCCTCGGCTGTTTTGTAGAAAAATCCGCTGTTAACTTCTGTTTTTTCATACTCCAAACTTACATTACACGTAAGTATATACGCATTTTCAACTCTTTTCGGCATATCAGGATGTCTTGAACCATGATCCATAACAATACCACGTACCAATGTACTATCAGCAGCTGTTCTGTGTTGCATCTCCATAAGTTCAACCATATGTAAATCAATTGGTTTATCCCCTTGTTTGATTGTTAATACTGCATCAACACATACTTCTGCAAGTTTATCGGCAATTTTTGCATGAATTTTAGTTCTCAAAGATGTTTTAGCAACATCAATAAGTCCCTCTTTGTTACACTcaattggaatttttaatgattctaATACTTCGAGTGATTTTATTCTTGCCAAATCAAAACCTTCAGTTAATACTCGTGGATGTAAGCCTTCGGCAATGAATAAATCAGCTTGATTCATAAGTGATCCAATCATAAGTACCGTCGTTGTGGTACCATCGCCAGTCATATCATCTTGGGCAGTTGAAGCTCTCGCTATCAGTGATGCTGTTGGATGTTGTATTTGCATTTCGTGTAACAATACATTTCCAtctttagttatttttatatctccAGCACCAGAGACCaacctaaaataataattatcaagttATGATGCAAGCAATTACAAAATATAGTTAACTTACTCCTTCGTCACATGATAACAAAATGTTGccttaaatttaacaaaaagtcaacatttttttttgtgccgcttgggatagtaaaatttaacaattttaaagtTAGATGACAATTAActattttcggatttttttttcaacaaatcaattacaaaaaaaaatatgcatattttGAGAATAAACTAATATTAGAGAATGAGATGTATTTATTGAGAGGAGACCCAAATAAAACTAGCTTATTATGGGTACCACCAtgtcatagtaattattattagaagtCATTCCTGATAATAGGcattaaattttggaattcACTGCCTAAAAATATAACATCAGCTAATagtttgagtatttttaataaattatgttatAAACATTTAATGATATCTGAGAAAAAtggttaaaaaattgataatttatatactaaattaatttgttatgaTGTATCTTTCTTCTGTTAAGTGGTTCTGAAGGGTGTATTCCTAGagtcaatattatttatactcaTTTACGCTCGTTAATTAGAAATTTGTATTctaataattgtttataaataagtttataaataaaaaataaataaatatgtagaaaattaaaaaagctacagctgcaattttttgaaatatttttatttttataacttatcgtttctaaaaaaatcccaaaattattatacgtcAGTTCTTgagtatcattaaaatttttttttattttgaaaattttaattggctGTCATTTGTAAACTAATCGGCTGATTtcacttttttctttaatttaatcaaagtgATTGTTCGAAGAAAAAgtggaaaaatttgtttaggATCCAATAAAAATTGTGGACGCTATCGTGGTGACAAAGTGAATTATATCTTATATATCACATACATAAActtttgatttaataatatttttagaaccTAATTGATGAATTAAGACATATTATgggaaaataatttgaaagctATGCCATGaaaacaaatacaatagttagaccTATATGagttactgaaaaaaataacagtgcCGGTAAAAAATGAGACATGACGTTGTCCATATAAGGACATAATTTAACATCAATCGACTGGAAAAtaatacattaaattttttctttgtcaataaaaaaaaataaataaaacagttttaaataatattttatattaaaataataaaagtatagttaataaaaaatctaaatattataaaattgatagCACGTGATAGCTTACATTTTCATGGTTCCCTTGGGTCCCAAATTAGTTTTCATTACATCCTGAATTCCTTTAGCTCCAGAAATATTAACTGCCAATGCTTGAGCTGCTCTAGCAACTTCAGCTTTCGggtttaataaacttattgccgacataattattatttattatatttagtttatataaaatatatttatttgctggttaaaaaatgtatgagaaATACGACAAATGACGACGATGCGTTATTCACACTCACAATTTTGGACTCGCTTTCGGAAATGACAtagtatacttataaatttaataaagacacatttacaacaaaaattaacaatactTCAGTTCATTACCAactcttagaaaaaaaaatcaatgagtgcgaatgtagcagacattagacaatttattaattttaaataatgaaattaataaattaaaattatgaaattaaaaaaaaatgcgcgtactgattttGCATTGAtctaaatacacattttttaatttttattctactaacattttatttatttattcaaaaatttaaaaatttgccacttgtcagttacattcacactcataaaaactttcctGAGTTGGTACCAagctgaagttagccgacgtctgataattttttgattttttttaaacgataaattataaaaaaaaaatatttgaaaaaattgcacctgtagtttttaaaattttctacatgtgcatattttaatttttaatttttttttataattgatttgttgaaacaaaaattcaaaaattgtcaatagtctgctaacttcaggatcataagttGGTGcggttgattttttttctctttttattttacgcaGATTCTAACCTCATTTGACTCGACACAGTCCACGCCAtcgacaatttatttattgtgtcGATTTagtgtcgttcatattataaatatataaaattagtattttgaaaataataaaatataaactataaataaattacaaaaaaactaaacaatGTCGTCGAGAGTAAATTCACGTAGAATACCCGAGTTAGAATCTCGTATTGATTATGTCCAATGTGACGGACTGGCGgcaatgaaaattataaaacattgCCATGAAGAATCAACGAGTAATATGGAAGTTGCACAAGGTGCTTTACTTGGTTTAGTTGTCCAAAATCGTTTGGAAATAACAAATTGTTTTCCATTTCCTAAAAACGATGAATTAGCTGAAGAAGAGGAGTATCAATTGGCTGTTATGCGTCGTCTACGaaggtatttttatttttataattttaatttaaatattaattatcatgagtgtgaatttagcagacatcagacaaatttgaaattataaataaatagagtaaataattaataaaataaaattttaaaaaatgcccatttaaaaaattttaaaattaacaagtgcattttttaaattatttcctctatttattcataattttaaatttgtctgacgtctgctacatttacactcgttaattatcatatttatttttttaaattgttgtttttttatttagagtGAACGTTGATCATTTTCATGTTGGTTGGTATCAGAGCGCAGATGTTGGTAATTTTTTGAGTGTTTCACTTTTAGAATCTCAATATCATTATCAGACATCAA
This genomic interval from Microplitis mediator isolate UGA2020A chromosome 2, iyMicMedi2.1, whole genome shotgun sequence contains the following:
- the LOC130664044 gene encoding T-complex protein 1 subunit zeta, which gives rise to MSAISLLNPKAEVARAAQALAVNISGAKGIQDVMKTNLGPKGTMKMLVSGAGDIKITKDGNVLLHEMQIQHPTASLIARASTAQDDMTGDGTTTTVLMIGSLMNQADLFIAEGLHPRVLTEGFDLARIKSLEVLESLKIPIECNKEGLIDVAKTSLRTKIHAKIADKLAEVCVDAVLTIKQGDKPIDLHMVELMEMQHRTAADSTLVRGIVMDHGSRHPDMPKRVENAYILTCNVSLEYEKTEVNSGFFYKTAEEREKLVAAEREFIDNRVKKIIELKKKLCDGTDKSFVIINQKGIDPPSLDALAKEGIMALRRAKRRNMERLALACGGIAVNSVDDLQEDSLGWAGLVYEHVLGENKYTFVEECKQPNSVTILLKGPNKYTLVQLKDAVRDGLRSINNAIEDKAVIPGAGAFEVAASRALSQYKEQVKGKLRFGIQAYSEALLVIPKILAVNSGFDSQYTIVKLLEESAALGEPVGLDINSGEAIKPSEMGIYDNYIVKKQIINSCTVIASNLLLVDEIMRAGLSSLKG